The window ATCATATGATCAGTCAGATCATGCATTGAAAGATGTGACTGTAATAGATCGGATCAGAGAAATAGTTTTATAAGCAATAGTTTTTTTTCTGGTATGCATTGATTTTGATATTTGACAAATCATGGAGAAATTTATCAACTTAAAATATGAGTTACATTATTACTGCCTTGAATGCAGTTATATATGTAAAGAGAAATAAGGAATAATGGTCGAATTGATATCTAAAAAAAATACTCACGAagtaatttcatttttaaaagatttaaaattatttcattttgtccttaaaaatatattaatgtgacttaaatcaaatttttaataatttttattgacatggttagagatataattattcatatatttattattttagtttagaactttaaattttatatttaaaaaatttagagttcaatttttagtaaattttaaaatataaaaaatagtataagacaaataaaataaaaaaactatacaaaatttaaataaacctAAAAAGAGAAAGTTATTTAAAACTTATTAAACGATTAACTTTCTCCTAATTTAAGTTTTTAGACATATAATCATTAAATATCAcattaattaaactaaattttacTTTATGCATTATTAATTACAAGTGATGCGTTGGTACATTGTCGGTAACCACGAACTTTTTTTTAGGTCAATTCTCCCATGTCTTtaattttagtgttaaaattgtGAAAGTTACTTTTTTAgtaagttttaaatattaaaaaattgtttacttttataatttttaatttaaatattaatttttattttttttaataaattagacaagtgtatatagatattatagtATACAcctttttttatgattaaaaaatagaTGATTGATATGGTGTTTAAAATgtgatatttaatttataaaaaaatttaaaaattaatatttaatttaaaaataatttaattgtaaCAATTTAAGTGACCAACTAAGTAATCATGCGAAGTAGCCAACCGTCATGATGTACGCTAAAATAATAAGCTTttagaatataatatatattaaaatataaaatatatattaaaattatcagaatttattattttttgataatatttttagttattaatttaattattttaatataataatttaataatatatttttaatttgtactttagtaataaattatactaattttttaattttttataaattaaattatatatatttatttataaatatataataacttattttaatgattgattttaagGTAGACTTAGTATTTCTTATAATATTATAAACATTAACAAGTCTTTATTTATCACAGGTAGGGTTAGAAGTGAGTCAAGTCAACTCATGAGCTAGTTCGAGTTTGACTCGTTAATAGTTCGATAAGCTAAGTTCGTGAGTTAGTGAGCCAAGCTTGAACttggaattgagctcataaagTAAATGAGTCAAGGTTGAatttggataagctcagctcattagctcgtgagctgactcgattatatatatatatataattattaatacacatatcttttatgcatttaatctatatttttaatattatatatatacatatgaaatagtactatataattatatatattaattatcttaattatttaaaatcttatatttattttttacatataattttgatgtaggacataaataaaaaatatataatttattaatagataacaatatataaaattgatatttttaaatattttttaaaatatttaagttataatttattgatatagaattatagattatatatttatgtttctattatttgagttaGCTCGTGAGCTCGAGCCAGTTTGTGAGCTTTTGATGAAGcaaatttaaacttaaaaaataggcTCAATTATTAATAAGTCGAGTCGTGAGGTaagctcaatttttgtgagcCGATCTCTCGACTCACTTCAACCCCTAATCAGAGGCACTTAGCCTAATAAAACATTGTGGTATATATTAAGCAACACATGGAAAAACAACTAGAAACCACACGTTAATGTTTGGAATTTTAGTTGACTTACACGATGAAACTACTATAGTGAAAgacttttttctttattaattaaattcaacggATAGACAAGAAATAACAAGTTGATGCGAGTAGTGCATTCTTGTCTCTCATATCATATGTTAACACAAAAGAATTAGCTTAATTCATTGGGTTTATCATCACAGTAACTAAACAAATAACTGAAATTTCCAACTatatttgtatattatatttaggTGATGATTTATCCATATGCCCCCACATATATCTAAAATGATAAGGAAAAAAACCATACATTGAGacatttatatatttatacagtAGCCTAGTGATGAGTGTGAGACACACACTTTGTGACATATCTATCATGAAATTACTATATGGTCCCTTTAGCGCGTTTCAATGGGAAGCAATTCAACAAAGAAAATTGACAAATCCATATTCATGAATGAGGCACCCCCAGCCACTTGCCACCACCTAAGAAATTTCTTGTGGTTCTATTTCATTATTCTCTTCAATCTTCTTATACTATAAAAACCCTAACTACTCTCCCCAATAGCATAACATACATACACATTAGAAAGATTATTACTTGAAGATTATTATATTATGGCTAAGTCCTACTATCTTGGAAAGGTGAAAAGGGGTATCTCAAACTTGGTGCATCACAGAAGGGCTAAATCACTAAGTTACAttagtgatgatgatgaagatgttatTACCACTATtactagtaataataataataacaataatactaGGGAAGGGTACTTAACTGTTGTTGCTGAAAagggtagagagaaaaagaggttCAGTATTGAGTTGGATTACCTGAATGATCCTGAATTCAAGTTGCTGCTTGATCAAGCTCAGCAAGAATATGGTTTCAGACAGAAGGGAGCTCTTTCTGTCCCTTGCAGGCCTCATGAACTCCAAAAGATTTTGGATGGTGGCAATGAAAGAAGGTTGAGTAGGTCATAATATTCACTATCTAGTTTCATGTGTCTTCTGTTTTTCTTTTCCAGAGTTAATTAagcttttcttaattattatatgttaaaaaagaagaagaagaaaatggttaTTATTAGTAGCTAGGGCACCAAAGGTGCTGATGAAATAATATACCATCCCTATGTATGTATGTGTTATAAAAAGCTACTAGCTATAGTGATATATAGTTTATAGTTTatgtatgtatattttatattatatatactaagGCTAATTAAGAAGCCTTTTGGTGCAGCATGGAATAATTTAGATGTTTCGTTGTATCAATTTTTATGGCTATTATTAATAAAGATGTAtatcatattatttttcttctttgcatACACTTCAGAGATCTTGTTAGCAATAGAGCTCATCATCACATCTAGGAATTTGATATTTTGCTTTGTAAATTCAAGGTAATTGAAGTTCTTTGATGATTTTTTATGAGTTCGGCTTGTAATTTCTAAAGAAAAatcttttattgatttttcattcgatgaattttaaaatctcatcATTTTTAGCTAATCAAAAGCAAATTTATTATACTTCAAAAATCTCATATATAAATGGACTTTATTAAGTAGACAATGAtttttgtgaatattgtgaaCAATGGACTCTAAAATTGgccaaataaagtaaaaatacactacaccttcaaattatccacctaaatcttaatattggGATAATCATCTGTACATCTAGTAAATTGAACATTCGATattcatattgtttaatattttgattGTCTACTTATACTTTTCCTATATAAATTCTTTTGACTTTCGCTTTGACTTTAATGGTAATTTAAGAGCTTTTTTTTGttacaattaaaaatttttggccACTTCGATCTATTTGGAAAgagaatttttttactttttttttaataacaaaattcGATATTATTATCGTTTTATTCGAACAAAATAAGATTAAAAGATACATTAGTTCAACTAAAAAGAGTAAATGTTGCTAACTTTCACCTCATTCAGTCATTCTCCTCAATTAGATAGTTCATCGAACTCaaacttttacttttatttagagAGACTAAAAAGTGGTGGTTATCAAACTCAATTTTATCAATCTACTACTATATTTATTAAATCAACCATATtagatatacattaaaattaattattaaaattagctacGAGTATAAACTACAcatgaaaatatatattaaaatagcatttttgttattcaatatgtGTAATAACAAAAGAATTGCAATGTCATACTATAGTGGTGGCAGCAAATTAAATCAAGAGAGACATTTGTTATGGCCATTGCCATTACCAAAATAATGATGTTGATATCAGGAATTTCAGCACATAAAAAAGAACTAAGGTTAATTAGGATAAACAAGCAATGAATCATGACATTAGTACATACTAAGTACATATATTTATACTCTATACATGTTAGTTCATACTCTATAGAATATGGTCTATACAACCAAATTAAAAGGATCACAAAATAAAATCATTATTTGACCTCAGAGCAATTATTAGGCCCAACGGGTTCTCTCAAGCAATTAGATATTGCCATAACTGCTGCTTCAATAGATGCATCTTCACCCTGTTTCAACATATATATGGTAATTAAATCTTCAATGATCTTTAAAAGTGAGATAATATAATTAAGCAAAAATTTAAAAGCAGAGTGTACCTTTTCTTTCCAATAGAAAATGTTACCGTACTTCCCCGCCAAGCGGCTCCAAAAACTGCGAGGAATGTCCAAATCAACGGAAGCTCCAACATTGAAGTTCAATATGTTTCCTAATCAACAGAAACCGCATCATCACGTTTTGTTTAAACAGTTTAATTAGTCTTCAAAAGATGAAAGTATCTTAATCCTACCAAAGGTGGGATCAGCAACAAAGACAACTGTTCTATCATCAACTTGCCAGAAATCTTTAATGGCCAATCCAGGGGTATCGGGGTAATTTTGGGCCAACACTCTCAATTTGTATCCGGTTTCATTTTCAAGATCAGCAATCTCTTGTGCCAGCCTTTTCTCCTGCAAATGTAACACAACAATTCAACATATCATCATATTGTGAAGGGTAGTGGTTCAGCACACATAACTGCTTTAACAGAAAACTCAAATGGAAAGCAGTGGCAGTTAGGTAGTTAGCATAATGAATAGAGTATAAATATTAGTGATGTAAAGAGACTTAGGTAGGTCGttcattttattgtaaaattttcAAGTCTTATGAgtaatatttataatacaaaatttcGGTTTCTCTTTGCTTTCTTTCTCAAATCAAGAGTGTTCATCATAGCTTTCTTGCTGTAAGAGTTCTTCATTAATCCTCCAACCCGACAAGTCAAGGAAtaatccgtcgcggatctgagctccatttaagggtctacTGCTGGCCAATGAGTTGTTGCATGGATTCGAACCcccaacacttgcttaagcggatgagtgagctgaccactagaccaacccaagttggttgaTACACATCATAATTAACAACCATGCTACGTGTGTACCGAAAGTCAGCAACTAAATTAATCATCGGATAGAAATTAACAACATTGCATAACTAATTCAACAGTGAAATAAGAAAAGGTTAGAGAGAGAGGTACCTGTCCGTCGGAGAGGAAGCCGGCAACATCAATGACGGTGGTGAAGTCTTTAGGAAGCAGTTCCGGCTtgtttactccaacttttgctcCCTCTGCAGCTCCAATCCCTGCATACATGCCAATTGAGATTTGAGAAACAACAAAAATCGAAGATATGAGAAGGAATTAAGTTAAATAATTACCTCCGAAGAAGAAACCGAGTGAAAGTGCAGCTGAGAGAGCAAAGTGAAGAGGCTTGGAAGTGATAATGTTGTTCGTGttgtgagatgaagagaggtgacaCGACAGCGTCTTAGGTGGTTGTTGTAAGTGTGGTGTTCGGAAAGGACGAGACGTATTTGATGATGAGCAAGTCAGAGAcgaagatgatgatggtgataacGATGCAATCTGAGTTAGATAACGAGCCATCATCATACTTCTTTCTTGCTTTACGCTCTCCTCTTGGAACATATAAATGCGTTCGTTGTGGTGGTTGTGAGTTCTGATCATCACCCCTTTGTTTTGGGCTCTGAACTTTACTATTTGGGCTTGAAAAGTGAGTGCAACATTCATGCTGCATGGTGTTACCTATTGTGGGCTTGTTTAATTAACTTGCCCAGTCCAAAAATTAAACACTTATTCCTTAAACTATTTTTATCTTTTGGTTCTAGTATTTTTGTGGAAACTCCACTTTCGAATTTAGGGTAGACTAATCCACATCTAATAAAGTATATTATTTAGTATTTGCAATACATTATAGAGTATAGACACAGCAATCGAGCTAACTTATTTTTTTGTAGGACAATATCTTCATAAACAAAACCCGTATAAATTTTGATAAACTTCTACATAAAAATTGTGTAATCTCACTATCAAAAAGGGTTACTCTTCCTAGAAGTCAAACTCATTTTCATTCCATCATTAGAAATTTTTATCAACTGCCTAAGCCATTACTTCAAACTTCAATCTTAAATGTTGAGATTCGAATTGTTTGGTACTCAGAAAGATGTATCTCAAGCAACATTTCCGGTATTTGATTCAGGTCAAACATAAAATGTAATTCATATTCCAGATTGCAtgcaagggaaagggaaaggaGTCTCAGTTTCCTCCAAGTTTCACAAGCACAGTAAATATAAGACAATCCCAGCAAGAAGAAACAAATACGGACAGGATCTAAGGGAAGTAAATAGGCCAGTTGTAATAGTATGCATCTCGGTGTTCCTTGTCCCAGGTCTTGTTCCACTGCAAACCACACATGTTTTCGTGAGAATTAAGGTTAGATTTTCACAAACCATTAGCACAAATTATCAGCTCTGTTGGGCGATAAATCTCCAGAAAAATTGCATCTAGAAAAGAAAGCAAAGTGGCATACCAGGAATTCATAGCGCTGACCCTTCTTCTTTGCCCTTTTCCAATGGTACTGCTCGTATAACATTGCCTTATCATGAAAGCTGCGCATTAGAGGATCTTAGTTTAATTTCCGCAAACAAGTTGATGCAAAAGGAAGCAGCAAAAAGCAAATCACGAACCGGGAATTAAAAAATAGATGGGATGGGATAAACAAATTAACTCAATATTTTCATTAGCAGGACAATGGATAAGAAAACAAACCAAGAAGGCAAGAAGAATGCAAGACATCAATCTTGAACCAACACATTCTCTCACCCACAGAATGATTGTTTGTATCTGCATAACGTGAAGAATTATCTCCTTTCCTTTTTCGTTTAGATTTAAATGTGTTAATTGTTGAAATAGTAGTAACCTACATTACACTCCTAGTTTACACTTCCACATTTTGAAATATATGAATTCTTAATTTGTTGGCATATTCGAAAAACCCGAAATAGATTAAAAACTGAAGCCTATTGAACAGGCAGCCAAGTTAAAACCTCTCCCATCATCCTCCACCTTATGTTCATGCACTTATGAGAATCgaaatgccaaaaaaaaaaaaactgaatacTTCAAACAAATGCATCAGCACATACACATAACTCTACGAATATAACCacaccgaaaaacagaaagagatcAATTTTGTGCATTATAATGAGACAGCATATAATAGCATGCATTATGAGTTCATTGCAGCATTTCTACAAGCACATAACAGACGACCCAATCAACAATCAgcgaaacaaaacaaaaaaaacaaacttgaacaaaaaaaaactacAGTAAAGTGAACACTAGCCGATTTCTCAATGATTACatagcctaaaccctaaacctttttGTTGAAGGAATAGAAGGGAGAGTGAGAAAGAGAGGTACTTGAAGGTGTAGCTGAGCTGCCACACGTAGGGATTGAAGTAAGTGAGAACCGCGAAAGCGGCGGCTCCGATCCAAATGTTGACGAACCTCTCAGGCTCAGCGTGTGGCACACCTGGGTCTCCACGATACGCTTTTCCGAAATActtctccatcttcttcttctttctctctctctttcaacCACCACTCCACACTCTTCTTATCCTCTACTGTGTCACAACCTTTTATAGTGGTTCTCTACGACGTCGTTTGCTCCCtagaagttataatttttttccaatgggccattgattaaaaaaaaagatatctcTCATGGGCTCCAAAAATGACCTAAACCTTAAtgcatttgaaaatatttgggCCTAATTTTTGGTAGTTGATCTTGGGCTGAAAACCTCACAAAAATTTAGTAGAGTTATTAAGTTTTAACGCTGATTAATCCACCTAAAATGAGGCATGGCGCCAAAATTTAAGAAATGATGTATGAAAGCAAAATTCAGAAAAAGCAGTTCCTgagcaaaagaaataaaagaaaagcagTTAAAGTTGGGTGATTTTGATTGTGTTGCAGAAATTTTTACCTCATGAGGAAGGTGCCAAAGTACATAGCCATATATGTGAAGAGTAGGGTGAAATAAATCAAATCATGTGAAATAATCTTATTTGAGTGTATCTGATCCAAATTCACATGGTGTTATATATGGTAAAGAGTGAAGACAAATACATTGTAGGGGTATATACTATATACACATGATTTGaacctttgcttttctattgCAATGGGTCCATGGGGTACGGTCCTCGCTCCCTTCCTAAACCTAATTATCATAACCACGAAATGTCTAAAGATATATGTATTTgcctgtaatttttattttattagattactttaatttataaatatgacCTTGGATTGGATATGCTATTGCTAGGATATCCCAGATATGCACTCTTGTCCTTCAACATGAGACACTTTTGACGTTATGCCGACAGTTATATCCACCTTATAGGGAATCATCTTATTTTCAACATTCTAAGCTAAATTTGGAAAAACCTTCAGTGTGTAtcgttattttttttagtttctataTCTTCCGAGCGCAGATAATACGTCGTGTTGTTGCttaatctataacaatatataaagaaaatacaGAGAAAATGGTGTCCCGTTTTCATATTCCCATTTTAACCTTGACGTAGCTACAATTTAAAAATTGGTATAAAATGTAATTACCATTAActttttttcatttatattacGGTTACCTTCTTATTTTACGCACAACTCCTA is drawn from Arachis hypogaea cultivar Tifrunner chromosome 12, arahy.Tifrunner.gnm2.J5K5, whole genome shotgun sequence and contains these coding sequences:
- the LOC112728954 gene encoding thylakoid lumenal 15.0 kDa protein 2, chloroplastic-like — its product is MNVALTFQAQIVKFRAQNKGVMIRTHNHHNERIYMFQEESVKQERSMMMARYLTQIASLSPSSSSSLTCSSSNTSRPFRTPHLQQPPKTLSCHLSSSHNTNNIITSKPLHFALSAALSLGFFFGGIGAAEGAKVGVNKPELLPKDFTTVIDVAGFLSDGQEKRLAQEIADLENETGYKLRVLAQNYPDTPGLAIKDFWQVDDRTVVFVADPTFGNILNFNVGASVDLDIPRSFWSRLAGKYGNIFYWKEKGEDASIEAAVMAISNCLREPVGPNNCSEVK
- the LOC112728955 gene encoding uncharacterized protein; amino-acid sequence: MEKYFGKAYRGDPGVPHAEPERFVNIWIGAAAFAVLTYFNPYVWQLSYTFNFHDKAMLYEQYHWKRAKKKGQRYEFLWNKTWDKEHRDAYYYNWPIYFP